A stretch of Schistocerca nitens isolate TAMUIC-IGC-003100 chromosome 6, iqSchNite1.1, whole genome shotgun sequence DNA encodes these proteins:
- the LOC126262762 gene encoding BAG family molecular chaperone regulator 2-like yields MSSDRSIPLPATESWNIMEVDSGSKVIEESAEVVTHIVDSNPGSPQKSPKDRIVDILDQVELHVERLRREALKLEEERDTLLTTLDTLKNSEMMIELSESDREHVLHYADHIANHCLTVEVLVKTTRDGTQEEALHQVNGFIDSLVIGLREDPFGTKSKCIAFMNSCSSHTSIGNIDKNFESAILGCTLDDQKRIKKRLQGLLDYIDTLSG; encoded by the exons ATGTCGTCCGACCGTAGCATCCCACTGCCTGCTACTGAAAGTTGGAATATAATGGAAGTTGATAGTGGATCAAAAGTAATAGAAGAAAGTGCGGAGGTGGTAACCCATATAGTAGACTCCAATCCAGGAAGTCCGCAGAAGTCGCCGAAAGACCGAATAGTAGATATTTTGGATCAGGTTGAACTGCATGTAGAACGACTAAGAAGAGAAGCTTTAAAATTGGAAGAAGAAAGGGACACGCTTCTTACAACGTTAGATACACTGAAGAATTCCGAAATGATGATTGAATTGTCTGAAA GTGATAGGGAACATGTGTTGCACTATGCAGATCATATAGCTAACCACTGTTTAACTGTGGAAGTCCTTGTGAAGACTACACGTGATGGAACCCAGGAGGAAGCTCTGCATCAAGTGAATGGTTTTATTGATTCACTTGTAATCGGATTACGTGAAGATCCTTTTGGAACAAAATCCAAGTGTATCGCATTCATGAATTCGTgttcatcacatacatccattggaaacattgacaagaattTTGAAAGTGCAATCTTGGGCTGTACACTGGATGATCAGAAGAGGATAAAGAAGCGCTTGCaaggtttattagattacatagACACTTTGTCTGGGTAG